CAAGGCGGTCGTCACCGGCAACCCGGTGCGCGCGGAGATCCTCGACATGCTGGCGCCGGGCCGCCGCTTCGCCACGCGCAGCGGGCCATTGAACATCCTGGTGGTCGGCGGCAGCCTGGGCGCCAAGGTGCTCAACGACGCCGTGCCGGCCGCGCTGGCGCTCATTCCGGAAGGCCTGCGTCCGAACGTGACCCACCAGTCGGGCAAGAAGAACATCGACGCGCTGCGCGCCGCGTACGCGCAAGCCGGCGTACAGGCCAACGTGGTCGACTTCATCGACGACATGGCGGCCGAATACGCCAACGCCGACCTGGTGATCTGCCGCGCCGGCGCGATCACGGTGTCGGAACTGACCGCGGCCGGCGTGGCGAGCGTGCTGGTGCCGTTCGTGGCCAGCACCACCAGCCACCAGCGCGACAACGCGATCTGGATGCAGGAACAGAAGGCGGCGGTGCATTTGCCGCAGGGCGAACTCAATCCGCAGAAGCTGGCCCAGCTGCTGCAATCGACCACGCGCGACGACTGCCTGCGCATGGCCGAGGCGGCGCAGGCGGTGGGCAGGCGCGACGCCAACGAGGCGATCGCGAAAGTTTTGGAAGAATTGGCGGGCCAATGAAACACAAGATCAAACACATTCACTTCGTCGGCATCGGCGGCAGCGGCATGAGCGGCATCGCCGAGGTGCTGCTGAACCTGGGCTATAAAGTGTCGGGCTCGGACCTGGCCTCGAACGCGGCCAGCCAGCGCCTGGCGGAACTGGGCGCCATCGTCAGGATCGGCCACGCGGCCGAGCACATCCTGGGCGCCGACGCCGTGGTCACCTCGACCGCCGTCAACGAAGCCAATCCGGAAGTGGTGGCGGCGCGCGCCGGCAAGGTGCCGGTGGTGCCGCGCGCGATCATGCTGGGCGAACTCATGCGCCTGAAGCGCGGCATCGCGATCGCCGGCACGCACGGCAAGACCACCACCACCAGCCTGGTCGCTTCGGTGCTGGCCCAGGGCGGCATGGATCCGACTTTTGTCATCGGCGGGCGCCTGAACAGCGCCGGCGCCAACGCCAAGCTGGGCACCGGCGAGTACATCGTGGCCGAAGCCGACGAGTCGGACGCCTCGTTCCTGAACCTGTCGCCAATGATCGAGGTCATCACCAACATCGACGCCGACCACATGGACACCTACGAGCACGACTTCGAAAAGCTCAAGGGCGCGTTCGTCAACTTCACCCACCGCCTGCCGTTTTACGGCCGCGTGATGCTGTGCGTGGACGATCCGCACGTGCGCGCGATCCTGCCACAGGTGACCAAGCCGGTGACGACCTACGGCTTTGCCGAGGATGCCGAAGTGCGCGCCCTGAACGCCGGCGCCGACGGCGTCCAGATGCGCTTTACCGTGCGCCAGGAAGGCTATGCCGACACCGAATTCGTGCTGAACCAGCCGGGCATGCACAACGTGCTCAATGCGCTGTCGGCGATCGCGATCGCGCGCGAGATCGGCGTGCCGGACGAGGCGACCGCCATCGGCCTGCGCGAATTCCGCGGCGTCGGCCGCCGCTTCACGCGCTACGGCGAGATCCCGCTCGAGGGCGGCGGCAGCTTCACCCTGGTCGATGACTACGGCCACCACCCGGTCGAAGCCCAGGTGACGCTGGCCGCCGCGCGCGCCGCCTATCCGGGCCGGCGCCTGCTGCTGGCCTTCCAGCCGCACCGCTACACCCGCACGCGCGACCTGTTCGAAGACTTCGTCAAGGTGCTGGGCGCGCCGGACGTGCTGCTGCTGGCCGAAGTCTACGCCGCCGGCGAGACCCCGATCGTGGCCGCCGACGGGCGCGCGCTCGCGCGTGCGCTGCGCGCGGGCAGCCAGATCGAACCGATCTTCGTCGAAGCCATCGCCGACATGCCGGCGACCATCATGAAGGTGGCGCGCGACGGCGACGTCGTGCTCACCATGGGCGCCGGCTCGATCGGCGGGGTGCCGCATCAACTGACACAGTTTCAAAAGGTAGCATCGTGACCGCGACTCAACTCACCTCGCAAGAAATCGCGGACCTGGGCAAGGTCGGCGTCCTGTTCGGCGGCCGTTCGGCCGAGCGCGAGATCTCGATCCTGTCCGGCACCGGCGTGCTCGAGGCCCTGAAATCGAAAGGCGTCGACGCCCACGCCTTCGATCCGGCCGAGCGTTCGCTGGCCGACCTGGCGGCCGAAAAATTCGACCGCGTGTTCATCGCGCTGCACGGCCGCTACGGCGAAGACGGCAGCCTGCAGGGCGCGCTCGAGCAGCTCGGCATCCCGTACACCGGCAGCGGCGTAATGGCGTCCTCGGTCGGCATGGACAAGATCACCACCAAGATCGTCTGGCTGGCGCACGGCGTGTCGACGCCGAAGTACGCGATCATCGATGACGGCACCGACCTCGATAAGGTGGTGGAAGAGCTGGGCCTGCCGCTGATCGTCAAGGCGCCGCTGGAGGGGTCCAGCATCGGCATCACCAAGGTGACCCGCCGCGAAGAGCTGCAGGCGGCGGTCGAGCTGTCGCGCAGGTACGATGCGCGCGTGCTGGCCGAGCAGTTCATCGTGGGCCGCGAGTTCTCGGTGCCGCTGCTGGGCACCGGCCCGACCGCGCGCGCGCTGCCGATCGTCGAGATCGTCGCCCCGGAAGGCAAGTACGACTACCAGAACAAGTACTTCACCGACGACACCAAGTACTACTGCCCGGCGCCGCTGGATGCCGCTGCTACCATTGCCATCCAGCGCGAGGTCGAGAAGGCCTACCGCGCCCTCGGCTGCGAAGGCTGGAGCCGCATCGACGTGCTGCTGCGCGAATCCGACGGCAAGTTCTTCCTGCTGGAAGTGAACACCTCGCCCGGCATGACCGGGCACTCGCTGGTGCCGATGGCCGCGCGCGCCGAAGGCACCAGCTACGAAGACCTGTGCGTGCAGATCCTGCGCAGCGCCAGCCTGAAGATGAAACAGAACAGCAAGGACAAGGCGTAAGCGATGTGGCATGACGTGCGAGCCTTGAACGCAACCGCCGGCGCGCTGACCGCGCTGTCGGTGCTCGCCTGCGTGGCCTCCGGCGTGTGGTGGATTTCCCAGCGCCCGATGTTCACGCTGCGTTCGGTGCGGGTCGAGAGCATGTACGGGCTGGAACTGCAGCACGTGAACGAACTGACGGTGCGCAACGGCGTGCTGGGCAAGATCAAGGGCAACTTCTTCACCTCGGACCTGGACCAGGTGCGCAACACCTTCGAGGCGGTGCCCTGGGTGCGCAAGGCCAGCGTGCGGCGCGAATGGCCGAACCAGCTGATCGTCCAGGTCGAGGAGCACGAGGCGCTCGGCACCTGGGGCGAGGATGGCCGCCTGTTGTCGGTCAAGGGCGACGTGTTCACCGCCAACCTGGCCGAGGCCGACGAGGACCACCCGCTGCCGGCGTTCGAAGGCCCGGCCGGGAGCGAGAAGGAAGTGCTGTCGCGCTTCGCCCAGCTGCGCGGCTGGTTCGCGCCGGTGCGCCTGGTGCCGACCTCGATCAGCCTGTCGAACCGCTATGCCTGGACCGTCAAGCTGGACAACGGCATGAGCGTCGAGCTGGGCCGCGAGCAGGACAAGAATACGCTGCAGGCGCGCGTACAGCGCCTGGTGAGCATTTATCCGCAGCTGGTGGCGCGCCTGCAGGAAGGCCGGATCGACACGATCGACATGCGTTATCCGAACGGCCTGGCGCTGTCGTCGGCCTCGCTGGCGATCCCGGCCGACGCCACCAAGCCGGTGAAGCCGGTCGTGAAAAAGCCCGTGAAAACGACAAAACATACTTAAAAATTCTGAAAGCAGGCGACAGCTAACATGACAAAAGACGCGAAGAACCTGATCGTCGGTCTGGACATCGGCACCTCGAAGGTGGTGGCGGTGGTGGCCGAGGTGATGGCCGATGGGCGCCATGAGGTAATCGGTCTCGGCCAGCACGAGTCGAAGGGTTTGAAGAAGGGCGTTGTCGTCAACATCGAGGCGACCGTCGAGTCGATCCAGCGCGCGCTCGAAGAAGCCGAGCTGATGGCCGATTGCAAGATCCGTAACGTCTACGCGGGCATCGCCGGCAGCCATATCCGCTCGTTCAACTCGAGCGGCATGGTCGCCATCAAGGACAAGGAAGTCACCTCGACCGACGTCGCGCGCGTGATCGAGACCGCCAAGGCCGTCAACATCCCGACCGACCAGCAGCTGCTGCACACGGTGCCGCAGGAGTTCATCGTCGACAACCAGGAAGACGTGCGCGAGCCGATCGGCATGAGCGGCATCCGCCTCGAGGTGCGCGTGCACATCGTGACCGGCGCGGTGTCGGCGGTGCAGAACATCGTCAAGTGCGTGCGCCGCTGCGGCCTCGAAGTGTCGGACCTGATCCTGCAGCCGATGGCCTCGGCCGACTCGGTGCTGACCAACGACGAGAAGGAACTCGGCGTGGTCATCATCGACATCGGCGGCGGCACGACCGACATTGCGGTGTTCTCCGACGGGGCGATCCGCCACACCGCCGTGATCCCGATCGCCGGCGACCAGATCACCAGCGACATCGCGATGGCGCTGCGCACCCCGACCGGCGAAGCCGAAGAGATCAAGATCCGCTACGGCGTGGCCAAGCAGGTGCTGGCCGATCCGGGCGAGACCCTCGAAGTGCCGGGCCTGGGCGACCGCGGTCCGCGTTCGCTGTCGCGCCAGGCGCTGGCCGCCGTGATCGAGCCGCGCGTGGAAGAGCTGTTCGCGATGGTGCACCAGGTGGTGCGCGAGTCCGGCTACGAAGGCGTGCTGTCGTCGGGCATCGTGCTGACCGGCGGCTCGTCGATCATGCCGGGCATGATCGAAATGGCCGAAGACATCTTTTTGAAACCGGCGCGCCTCGGCACGCCGGAGTACCGCGGCCAGCTGGCCGACGTGGTGCGCAGTCCGCGCTACGCGACCGTGCTCGGCCTGCTGCTGGAAGCGAAGAAGCAGTACCTGCGGGGTCACATCGTCACGCGCCAGGATGGCTCGGTGAAGGCGGTGTGGCAACGCATGAAGGAGTGGTTCCTCGGAAATTTCTAAGTCGCCACGAAGGTTGCCGTACGAACTTGCAGTGTGGAAGTGGTTACAACTAAAAAGCAACGCACGGCGATTATTTCGGGTACAAGTAACAAGCAGTAACGGTTTTTCTTGGTTAAAGAACGCAAACATTTTTAAAATAGAGCGCATTTCCAATCTCCAGGTTTGATGGCGAACCATGAGCTCTGCAGCTTGGACGTGCACTTACAGATTAGGAGTTCATCATGGAGTTTGATATGGTCGATAACGCAGCACTGGGTACCGTCATCAAGGTCGTCGGCGTTGGCGGCGCGGGCGGTAACGCGGTGCAGCACATGATCAACAAGGGCGTGGCCGGCGTCGAGTTCATCGCCGCCAACACCGACGCCCAGGCCCTGGCCGCGTCGAGCGCCCACAACATCATCCAGATCGGCGACTCCGGTCTGGGCGCCGGCATGCGTCCGGAAGTCGGCCGCCAGCTGGCCGAGCAGTCGCGCGCGCGCATCGAGGATGCGCTGCGCGGCGCGCACATGGTCTTCATCGCCGCCGGCATGGGCGGCGGCACCGGCACCGGCGCCGCACCGATCGTGGCCGAAGTGGCCAAGAGCCTGGGCGCGCTGACCGTGGCGGTCGTGTCCAAGCCGTTCTCGTACGAAGGCGGCAAGTGCATGGAAGTGGCCGAGACCGGCCTGAACGAACTGACCAAGCACGTCGACTCCCTGATCGTCATCCTCAACGAAAAGCTGGAAGACATCTACGAAGACGAATCGATGCTGGACTGGATGAAGCACGCCGACGACGTGCTGAACAACGCGGTCGCCGGTATCGCCGAGATCATCAACGTGCCGGGCCACATCAACGTCGACTTCAACGACGTCAAGACCATCATGAGCGAGCAGGGCAAGGCGATGATGGGCACCGCGACCGCCGCCGGCGTCGACCGCGCGCGCATCGCCGCCGAGCAGGCCGTGGCCTCGCCGCTGCTGGACGGTATCGACCTGTCGGGCGCCAAGGGCGTGCTGGTGAACGTCACCGCGTCGCGCGGCCTGAAGGGCAAGGAGATCAAGGAAGTCATGGCCGCCGTGCGCGCTTTCGCGGCGCCCGACGCCGCCATTGCCCAGGGCATCGCCTACGACGACGCGATGGGCGACGAGCTGCGCGTGACCGTGGTCGCGACCGGCCTGGGCAAGAACAAGGCCAATATCTCGCTGGTGCAGCCGCAGCAGGTGCTGCGCACCGGCACTTACGGCAGCCCGGTCATGGGCGCCACCTCGGTGACCCCGGGCGTGGCCGTGGGTTCGGTCGCCGGCGCGCCGGGCATGGACGGCATGAAGCAGCCGGCCGTGTGGCGCCGCGAGCAGGCCTCGGAGCAGGTGCGCGCGATGCAGAACAACGGCGTCGAGACGTACGACATTCCGGCCTTCCTGCGTAAACAGGCTGACTGAGCAAGCGGACTGAACGCCGTTAAAACTCCATGATGAAGGGCCCGGGACGACCAAGCGTCCCGGGCCTTTTGTTTTATACTCGTCGATCTCGTTCCAACCACATGGAGTAGCACAACATGACCATCCAGATCGGCGACCGCCTGCCCGACGCCACCCTGTCCGAATTCATCGAGACCGAAACCGAAGGCTGCGCGCTCGGCCCGAACACCTTCCAGGTCGCCGACCTGGTCCGGGGCAAGACCATCGTCGTGTTCGGCCTGCCGGGCGCCTTCACGCCGGGCTGCTCGATCCAGCACCTGCCCGGCTACATCCAGCACGCCGAGGCGCTGAAAGCCAAGGGCGTCGACGAGATCTGGTGCGTGTCGGTCAACGACGCCTTCGTGATGGGCGCCTGGGGCCGCGACCAGAAGGCGACCGGCATCGTGCGCATGATGGCCGACGGCAGCGCCATGCTCACCCGCGCGCTGGGCCTGGAATTCGACCTGACCGCCAGGGGCCTGGGCGTGCGCAGCCAGCGCTACTCGATGCTGGTGGTCGACGGCGTGGTCAAGCAGCTCAACGTCGAGAACGGCGGCGGCGTCGACGTCTCGTCGGCCGAGAAGATGCTGGCCCAGCTGGCATGATGCACGCAACCGCGCACGCAACCACGCGCGCACACGCGCAGGCATGAGCGCGGAGGCGGGCGCGCGCCTCAAGGGCAACCTGCGCAGCATCCAGGCGATGCTGCTGGCGGTGGTCGCTTTCTCCATCATGGACACGATGATGAAGCTGCTGGCCGCCGAATTCCCGCCGATGCAGGTGGCGGCGCTGCGCGGCCTGTCGTCGCTGCCGCTGGTGTGCGCCTACGTCGCCTGGCGCGGCGCGTTCAAGGGGATCCTGCGCGTCCGCTGGCCGCTGCACATCCTGCGCGGCGTGATCGGCATCGCCATGCTGGCGCTGTTCGCCTACGGCGTGAATACGCTGTCGCTGGCAGAGGCCTACACGATCTATTTCGTCGGACCGATCCTGATCACCGCCTTGTCGGCCCCGGTGCTGGGCGAGCGCGTGAACGGCGCGCGCTGGATCGCGATCGCGATCGGCATGGCCGGCGTGCTGGTGGTGCTGCGCCCGAGCGGGGCGGGTTTTCTTTCCGTCGGCGGGCTGGCGGTGCTGGCCTCGGCGATCGGGTATGCGGTGTCGGCGGTCGCCGGGCGGATCCTGGCGCGCAGCGACCGCGCCGAGCACATGGTGTTCTGGGTGATGCTGATGATGGGGCTGGGGGCGGCCGTGCTGGCGGCGCCGTCGTGGGTGCCCTTGCAGGCCCGGCATGTGCCGCTGCTGGCGGCGCTGGCGGTCTCGGGTTTCGTGGCCCAGCTGGCGTTGACCGAAGCCTTCAGCCACGGCGAAGCCTCGGTGGTCGCGCCGTTCGAATACACGGCCCTGGCCTGGGGCGTGGCGATCGACTGGCTGATGTGGAAAACCCTGCCGGACGGCTTCACCTTGCTGGGTGCGGCGATCATCATCGGCAGCGGCTTGTACCTGATTCGCCACGAAACGGTGCACGCGCAAGCCTGACATCCATGAAACGTGGCGTGCCAACCACCCCCAATGGGCCACTGAGGGGGGCTGTCGGCGCACTGGTGCACGCTACGCTATAATCAAACGATGCTAAAACAAAGAACAATCAAACAGCTGGTGCGCACCACAGGTGTCGGCCTGCACTCCGGCACCAAGGTCGAACTGACCCTGCGCCCGGCTGCAATCGGCACCGGCATCGTGTTCCGCCGCGTCGATCTCGACCCGGTGGTCGAGTTCCCCTCGAACGCGGACATCGTCGGCGACACCCGCATGGCGACGGTGCTCACGCATGGCAATGCGCGCGTCTCGACGGTCGAGCACCTGATGTCGGCCTGCGCCGGACTGGGCATCGACAACCTGTACGTCGACGTCACTGCCGAGGAAATCCCGATCATGGACGGCTCGGCCTCGTCCTTTGTTTTTCTGCTGCAGCAGGCCGGCGTGCAGGAGCAGGGAGCGCCCAAGAAGTTCATCCGCGTGCTCAAGCCGGTCGAGATCCGCCAGGGCAGCGGGGCGGGCGAAAAGTGGGCGCGCCTGTCGCCGTACGACGGCTTCAAGCTCGACTTCTTCATCGAATTCAACCACCCGGCGGTGGACGGCACCATGCAGCGCGCCAGCATCGACTTCGGCAAGGTCTCCTACGTGCACGACGTCTCGCGCGCACGCACGTTCGGCTTCATGCAGGACGTCGAAAGCCTGCGCGGCATGGGCCTGGCGCGTGGCGGCTCGCTCGAAAACGCGATCGTGATGGACGAATACCGCATCCTCAACGCGGACGGCCTGCGCTACGAGGACGAGTTCGTGCGCCACAAGATCCTCGACGCGATCGGCGACCTCTACCTGGTCGGTTACCCTCTGCTGGCCGCGTACGAAGCGCACAAGTCGGGCCATGGCCTGAACAACCAGCTGCTGCGCGAACTGCTGGCCCATCCGGACGCCTACGAGATCGTCACCTTCGAAGAGCAGGCGCGTGCGCCGCAGTCGTACGGCGAGCAGATGGAACGGGAGTGGGCGCTGACCTGAAGTTGCGGGGCGGCGTTCGACCCGGCGCCTAGCCGCGCTGCTTCCTCTTTTCCGCCAGCCGCCGGATCGCCGCGATCAGCTGCGCATTCTGCTTCGTCGCCGGCAAGCTCTCGCCGAGCTCCTCGAATGCATCGACCGCCATCGGCGGCAATTTCAGCCCGCCACCGGCTTTTTTCTCGGCCTGCGCCTGCTGGGCCAGTGCGCGTCCGACCTGGATCTTGATGCGTACCGATTCCACCTGCCATCCCTTCTTTTGCAGCCCGGCCTGCAGCTTCGGCAGCTGTTGCTTGAGCTTGGCCGCGACGGCCGAGGAGGGCACGGCCAGCGTCAACACGCCTTCCTGCAACGACAGCACGTCACAGCCGGCATACATCGGCGGCAGGGTCACCTTGACGTCTTTTTGCAGATTGCCCATGCGCAGGGCGGTCGGCAGCAGGCTGGCGATGCGGTCGTTGGCGCGCAGGAAATCGGTGGCGCCGAACGCCGTGCGGCGGTCGCGCGTACCGTAGATATGGAAGGGGTAGGACTTGGGCGATGGGGACGACATGCGGCCAACATACCACATCTGCCCCCCTCTGCGGACCGGCGCCGGCCTCCTGCGCGCCACCCGACGGCCATTTGTGGGAGAAATGTGCGCCCAAGTGCAATTTGATAACATTTTTTGGCCAGGCACGCTTGTGAACTTCCCACCAGTCCCCAAGTGTGGCCGGATCGCATGATAAAATCGGTGGCTTTTTGCCATAGGCGGTCTTCGGTCGATATAATTTTGATATCACCCCTGGCTTTTCGAAGTCCTTTTAAGAACACAGCATGTCATTCCTGACCAAGATTTTCGGCAGCCGTAACCAGAGGTTGCTCAAGCAATACCAAAAAACCGTGCGCGACATCAACGCGCTCGAGCCGCAGATGGAAAAGCTGTCGGACGCCGAACTGAAGGCGAAGACTCCCGAATTCAAGCAACGCATCGCCGGCGGCGCCTCGCTGGACGACATCCTGCCCGAAGCCTTCGCCGTCTGCCGCGAAGCCGCCAAGCGCGTGATGAAGATGCGCCACTTCGACGTGCAGATGATCGGCGGCATGGTCCTGCACTATGGCAAGATCGCCGAAATGGGCACCGGCGAAGGCAAGACGCTGATGGCGACCCTGCCGGTCTACCTGAACGCGCTGTCCGGCAAGGGCGTGCACGTCGTGACCGTCAACGATTACCTGGCCCAGCGCGACGCCGACCAGATGGGCCGCCTGTACGGCTGGCTCGGCCTCACCACCGGCGTGAACCTGTCGCAGATGGACCACGACAGCAAGCAGCAGGCCTACGGTTCCGACATCACCTATGGCACCAACAACGAATATGGCTTCGACTACCTGCGCGACAACATGGTGTACGACGCCAAGGAACGCGTCCAGCGCAGCCTGAACTTCGCCGTGGTCGACGAGGTCGACTCGATCCTGATCGACGAGGCGCGCACCCCGCTGATCATCTCCGGCCAGGCCGAGAACCACACCGAGCTGTACCACAAGATCAACGAAGTCCCGCCGCTGCTGACGCTGCAGATCGGCGAAGAGACCCCGGACGGCAAGGGCCAGGTCGAAGTCCCGGGCGACTACACCAAGGACGAAAAGGCGCACACGGTCCTCCTGACCGAAGCCGGCCACGAAAAGGCCGAGCAGATCCTGACGCAAATGGGCCTGCTGCCGGAAGGCGCCTCGCTGTACGACGCCGCCAACATCACCCTGATCCACCACCTGTACGCGGCGCTGCGCGCGCACGTGCTGTACCACAAGGACCAGCACTACGTGGTGCAGAACGGCGAAGTCACGATCGTCGACGAATTCACCGGCCGCCTGATGACCGGCCGCCGCTGGTCGGAAGGCCTGCACCAGGCCGTCGAAGCCAAGGAAGGCGTGCGCATCCAGAACGAGAACCAGACCCTGGCCTCGATTACCTTCCAGAACTACTTCCGCATGTACAACAAGCTGTCCGGCATGACCGGCACCGCCGACACGGAAGCCTACGAATTCCAGGAAATCTACGGCCTCGAGACGGTCGTGGTGCCGCCGAACCGCCCGTCGCAGCGCAAGGACCGCCAGGACCAGGTGTACAAGTCGGCCGAGGAAAAGTACGGCGCGATGGTCACCGACATCCGCGATTGCTACGAGCGTGGCCAGCCTGTACTGGTCGGCACCACCTCGATCGAGAACTCCGAGCTGCTGTCGGGCATCCTGACCAAGGCCCAGCTGCCGCACAACGTCCTGAACGCCAAGCAGCACGCGCGCGAAGCGGAAATCATCGCCCAGGCCGGCCGTCCGAAGATGATCACCATCGCGACCAACATGGCCGGCCGCGGTACCGACATCGTCCTGGGCGGCAACGTCGAGAAGCAGATCCAGTTCATCGAAGCCGACGAGGCGCTGGCGCCCGAGCAGAAGGCAGCGCAGGCGCAGACCCTGCGCGACGAATGGCAGTCGCTGCACGACCACGTGGTGGCCCAGGGCGGCCTGCACATCATCGGCACCGAGCGCCACGAGTCGCGCCGCGTCGACAACCAGCTGCGCGGCCGTGCCGGCCGCCAGGGCGATCCGGGTTCCTCGCGCTTCTACCTCTCGCTCGACGATCCGCTGCTGCGCATCTTCGCCGGCGACCGCGTGCGCGCGATCATGGACCGCCTCAAGATGCCGGAAGGCGAACCGATCGAAGCCGGCATCGTGACCCGCTCGATCGAATCGGCCCAGCGCAAGGTCGAGGCGCGCAACTTCGACGTGCGCAAGCAGCTGCTCGAATACGACGACGTCGCCAACGACCAGCGCAAGGTGATCTACACCCAGCGTAACGAACTGCTGGAATCGGTCGACATTTCCGAGCTGATCGTATCGCTGCGCATCGGCGTGTTCACCGACGTGGTGCGTACCCACGTGCCGGCCGAGTCGGTCGAAGAGCAGTGGGACATCCCGGCGCTCGAGCGCGTGCTGGCCGACGAGTGGGCGCTGAAGGTCGATCTGGCCCAGATGCTGCAGGAAGATTCGAGCCTGAACGACGACGACATCCTCGAGCGCGTGCTGGCCGCCGCCGAGGCGTCGTACGACGCCAAGGTCGGGATCGTCGGCAAGGAAGCCTTCGCCGGCTTCGAGCGCAACGTCATGCTGCAGAACATCGACACCAACTGGCGCGAGCACCTGGCGGCGCTGGACCACCTGCGCCAGGGCATCCACCTGCGCGGCTATGCCCAGAAGAACCCGAAGCAGGAGTACAAGCGCGAGGCGTTCGAGCTGTTCGCGGCGATGCTGGACGCGATCAAGAACGAAGTGATCCGCACCATCATGACCGTCCGCATCCAGACCCGCGAGGAAGTCGAAGCGGCCGAAGCGGCGATGCAGGCGGCTGCCGCGCACCTGGAAAACGTCAACTACCAGCACGCCGACTTCGACCCGTCGGCCGCGCCGGAAGACCTGATGGCGCCGACCGCGGTGGCGTCGGCCGACGACGCGCCGACCGGTCCGCGCGTGAATCCGGACGACCCGCAGATCGCGTACCACGGCGTGAAGGTCGGCCGCAACGACCCGTGCCCTTGCGGCAGCGGCAAGAAGTTCAAGGCTTGCCACGGCAAGCTGGCGTAAGCCGCTCAGGTTCCTGAGCAATAACGTTTTGCAGCAATAAAAAAGCGCCCCGCGGGGCGCTTTTTTCATGCCGGTTCCAGGATCACGCGGCCTTCGGCCCCGGCATCGCACGCCGCAGCCAGCCGATCATGGCGTCGTCGAGGCCGGCCCCCATGCGCAGCAAGGGTTCGCTGGCGGTCGCGCGGCGGAAGGCGGCGACCGTGGACGGGTCGGTGCCGACCATGTCGTGGA
This genomic stretch from Massilia sp. 9096 harbors:
- a CDS encoding peroxiredoxin, whose protein sequence is MTIQIGDRLPDATLSEFIETETEGCALGPNTFQVADLVRGKTIVVFGLPGAFTPGCSIQHLPGYIQHAEALKAKGVDEIWCVSVNDAFVMGAWGRDQKATGIVRMMADGSAMLTRALGLEFDLTARGLGVRSQRYSMLVVDGVVKQLNVENGGGVDVSSAEKMLAQLA
- the ftsA gene encoding cell division protein FtsA codes for the protein MTKDAKNLIVGLDIGTSKVVAVVAEVMADGRHEVIGLGQHESKGLKKGVVVNIEATVESIQRALEEAELMADCKIRNVYAGIAGSHIRSFNSSGMVAIKDKEVTSTDVARVIETAKAVNIPTDQQLLHTVPQEFIVDNQEDVREPIGMSGIRLEVRVHIVTGAVSAVQNIVKCVRRCGLEVSDLILQPMASADSVLTNDEKELGVVIIDIGGGTTDIAVFSDGAIRHTAVIPIAGDQITSDIAMALRTPTGEAEEIKIRYGVAKQVLADPGETLEVPGLGDRGPRSLSRQALAAVIEPRVEELFAMVHQVVRESGYEGVLSSGIVLTGGSSIMPGMIEMAEDIFLKPARLGTPEYRGQLADVVRSPRYATVLGLLLEAKKQYLRGHIVTRQDGSVKAVWQRMKEWFLGNF
- the ftsZ gene encoding cell division protein FtsZ → MEFDMVDNAALGTVIKVVGVGGAGGNAVQHMINKGVAGVEFIAANTDAQALAASSAHNIIQIGDSGLGAGMRPEVGRQLAEQSRARIEDALRGAHMVFIAAGMGGGTGTGAAPIVAEVAKSLGALTVAVVSKPFSYEGGKCMEVAETGLNELTKHVDSLIVILNEKLEDIYEDESMLDWMKHADDVLNNAVAGIAEIINVPGHINVDFNDVKTIMSEQGKAMMGTATAAGVDRARIAAEQAVASPLLDGIDLSGAKGVLVNVTASRGLKGKEIKEVMAAVRAFAAPDAAIAQGIAYDDAMGDELRVTVVATGLGKNKANISLVQPQQVLRTGTYGSPVMGATSVTPGVAVGSVAGAPGMDGMKQPAVWRREQASEQVRAMQNNGVETYDIPAFLRKQAD
- the murC gene encoding UDP-N-acetylmuramate--L-alanine ligase; its protein translation is MKHKIKHIHFVGIGGSGMSGIAEVLLNLGYKVSGSDLASNAASQRLAELGAIVRIGHAAEHILGADAVVTSTAVNEANPEVVAARAGKVPVVPRAIMLGELMRLKRGIAIAGTHGKTTTTSLVASVLAQGGMDPTFVIGGRLNSAGANAKLGTGEYIVAEADESDASFLNLSPMIEVITNIDADHMDTYEHDFEKLKGAFVNFTHRLPFYGRVMLCVDDPHVRAILPQVTKPVTTYGFAEDAEVRALNAGADGVQMRFTVRQEGYADTEFVLNQPGMHNVLNALSAIAIAREIGVPDEATAIGLREFRGVGRRFTRYGEIPLEGGGSFTLVDDYGHHPVEAQVTLAAARAAYPGRRLLLAFQPHRYTRTRDLFEDFVKVLGAPDVLLLAEVYAAGETPIVAADGRALARALRAGSQIEPIFVEAIADMPATIMKVARDGDVVLTMGAGSIGGVPHQLTQFQKVAS
- a CDS encoding cell division protein FtsQ/DivIB produces the protein MWHDVRALNATAGALTALSVLACVASGVWWISQRPMFTLRSVRVESMYGLELQHVNELTVRNGVLGKIKGNFFTSDLDQVRNTFEAVPWVRKASVRREWPNQLIVQVEEHEALGTWGEDGRLLSVKGDVFTANLAEADEDHPLPAFEGPAGSEKEVLSRFAQLRGWFAPVRLVPTSISLSNRYAWTVKLDNGMSVELGREQDKNTLQARVQRLVSIYPQLVARLQEGRIDTIDMRYPNGLALSSASLAIPADATKPVKPVVKKPVKTTKHT
- a CDS encoding D-alanine--D-alanine ligase; translation: MTATQLTSQEIADLGKVGVLFGGRSAEREISILSGTGVLEALKSKGVDAHAFDPAERSLADLAAEKFDRVFIALHGRYGEDGSLQGALEQLGIPYTGSGVMASSVGMDKITTKIVWLAHGVSTPKYAIIDDGTDLDKVVEELGLPLIVKAPLEGSSIGITKVTRREELQAAVELSRRYDARVLAEQFIVGREFSVPLLGTGPTARALPIVEIVAPEGKYDYQNKYFTDDTKYYCPAPLDAAATIAIQREVEKAYRALGCEGWSRIDVLLRESDGKFFLLEVNTSPGMTGHSLVPMAARAEGTSYEDLCVQILRSASLKMKQNSKDKA
- a CDS encoding DMT family transporter, yielding MSAEAGARLKGNLRSIQAMLLAVVAFSIMDTMMKLLAAEFPPMQVAALRGLSSLPLVCAYVAWRGAFKGILRVRWPLHILRGVIGIAMLALFAYGVNTLSLAEAYTIYFVGPILITALSAPVLGERVNGARWIAIAIGMAGVLVVLRPSGAGFLSVGGLAVLASAIGYAVSAVAGRILARSDRAEHMVFWVMLMMGLGAAVLAAPSWVPLQARHVPLLAALAVSGFVAQLALTEAFSHGEASVVAPFEYTALAWGVAIDWLMWKTLPDGFTLLGAAIIIGSGLYLIRHETVHAQA
- the murG gene encoding undecaprenyldiphospho-muramoylpentapeptide beta-N-acetylglucosaminyltransferase yields the protein MTKRLMIMAAGTGGHIFPGIAIAQTMRARGWEVSWLGTQHGMEKDIVPRHDIPMDRIDFSGMRGKGLGHTVGGAFKLLASFASCRKYLALRKPDVVLGMGGYVTVPGGMMARARGVPLALVNADAALLLSNKTLTPIAQRVLFGFPADFGKAAGKAVVTGNPVRAEILDMLAPGRRFATRSGPLNILVVGGSLGAKVLNDAVPAALALIPEGLRPNVTHQSGKKNIDALRAAYAQAGVQANVVDFIDDMAAEYANADLVICRAGAITVSELTAAGVASVLVPFVASTTSHQRDNAIWMQEQKAAVHLPQGELNPQKLAQLLQSTTRDDCLRMAEAAQAVGRRDANEAIAKVLEELAGQ